The Streptomyces cyaneogriseus subsp. noncyanogenus region GGCGGAGACCGTGTGAAAACGGACTCCGCCCCGGGAACCGGCAGACATCCAGGAGATAGACGTGATCCAGCAGGAGTCGCGACTGCGTGTCGCCGACAACACGGGTGCGAAGGAGATCCTCTGCATCCGTGTGCTCGGTGGCTCCGGTCGCCGCTACGCGGGTATCGGTGACGTCATCGTCGCCACCGTCAAGGACGCGATCCCCGGTGGCAACGTGAAGAAGGGTGACGTCGTCAAGGCGGTCATCGTTCGCACCGTGAAGGAGCGCCGCCGTCCGGACGGCTCGTACATCCGCTTCGACGAGAACGCCGCCGTCATTCTGAAGAACGACGGCGACCCTCGCGGCACCCGTATCTTCGGCCCCGTCGGCCGTGAGCTGCGCGAGAAGAAGTTCATGAAGATCATCTCCCTCGCGCCGGAGGTGCTGTGAGCATGAAGATCAAGAAGGGCGACCTGGTCCAGGTCATCACCGGTAAGGACAAGGGCAAGCAGGGCAAGGTCATCGCGGCCTTCCCCCGCGAGGACCGCGTCCTGGTCGAGGGTGTCAACCGGGTCAAGAAGCACACGAAGGCCGGGCCGACCGCCAGCGGTTCGCAGGCCGGCGGCATCGTGACCACCGAGGCCCCCATCCACGTCAGCAACGTCATGCTGGTCGTGGAGAAGGACGGCCAGAAGGTCCCGACCCGCGTCGGCTACCGCTTCGACGACGAGGGCAACAAGATCCGCGTTGCCAAGCGGACGGGTGAGGACATCTGATGACGACCACCGTGACCCCGCGTCTGAAGCAGAAGTACCGCGAGGAGATCGTCGGCAAGCTGCGTGACGAGTTCAAGTACGAGAACGTCATGCAGGTTCCGGGCCTCGTGAAGATCGTGGTCAACATGGGTGTGGGCGACGCCGCCCGCGACTCCAAGCTGATCGACGGCGCCGTGCGCGACCTCACCACGATCACCGGTCAGAAGCCGGCCGTGACCAAGGCCCGCAAGTCCATCGCGCAGTTCAAGCTGCGCGAGGGTCAGCCGATCGGTGCCCACGTCACGCTCCGTGGCGACCGCATGTGGGAGTTCCTGGACCGCACCCTGTCGCTGGCGCTCCCGCGCATCCGCGACTTCCGCGGCCTGTCCCCCAAGCAGTTCGACGGCCGTGGCAACTACACCTTCGGTCTCACGGAGCAGGTCATGTTCCACGAGATCGACCAGGACAAGATCGACCGCGTCCGGGGTATGGACATCACCGTGGTCACCACGGCGACCAACGACGAAGAGGGCCGCGCCCTTCTCCGTCACCTCGGCTTCCCGTTCAAGGAGGCGTGAGCGAGATGGCGAAGAAGGCTCTGATCGCGAAGGCTGCTCGCAAGCCCAAGTTCGGTGTGCGTGCGTACACGCGCTGCCAGCGTTGCGGCCGTCCGCACTCCGTCTACCGCAAGTTCGGCCTGTGCCGTGTGTGCCTTCGTGAGATGGCTCACCGCGGCGAGCTGCCGGGCGTGACCAAGAGCTCCTGGTAATCCCGCCCACCCGTCGCCCGACCACCGCCCTTTGAGGGCGGCCCTTCGGGCCGACAGGTCGGATTCGGATTCCCGAAGCTCTCGGTAAGCAACCGGGGCGGCAGGACGCCCAGCCCGCATGCCTTAGGCTTGTGGGGTTGGGCGTCTGCCGCCGCCCTTACGACTTACTACGCCGTAGGTCCACCGCGCCGCACCCGTCCCGTCTCGGATCGGGGAGAGGGATGGCGCACCAGGAAACCCCGGCGAGAGAGGCCGAAGGCCAATTCATGACCATGACTGATCCGATCGCAGACATGCTGACGCGTCTGCGGAACGCGAACTCGGCATACCACGACTCGGTGTCGATGCCGCACTCCAAGATCAAGTCGCACATCGCGGAGATCCTCCAGCAGGAGGGCTTCATCACGGGCTGGCGCGTCGAGGACGCCGAGGTCGGCAAGAACCTCGTCCTCGAGCTGAAGTTCGGCCCGAACCGTGAGCGCTCCATCGCGGGCATCAAGCGGATCTCCAAGCCCGGTCTCCGGGTGTACGCGAAGTCCACCAACCTGCCGAAGGTCCTCGGCGGCCTGGGCGTGGCGATCATCTCCACGTCCCACGGTCTCCTGACCGACAAGCAGGCGCAGAAGAAGGGCGTGGGTGGGGAAGTCCTCGCCTACGTCTGGTAGTCGGGAACGGAGGAAAAGCCAATGTCGCGTATCGGCAAGCTCCCCATCCAGGTTCCCGCCGGCGTGGACGTCACCATCGACGGCCGTACGGTTTCCGTGAAGGGCCCCAAGGGTTCCCTCTCGCACACCGTTGCCGCGCCGATCGAGATCGCTAAGGGCGAAGACGGCACCCTCGCGGTGACCCGCCCGAACGACGAGCGGCAGAGCAAGGCCCTGCACGGCCTGTCCCGCACGCTGGTGGCGAACATGATCACCGGTGTGACCCAGGGATACGTCAAGAAGCTCGAGATCAGCGGTGTCGGTTACCGCGTCCAGGCGAAGGGCTCCAACCTGGAGTTCTCCCTGGGCTACAGCCACCCGATCCTGGTCGAGGCCCCCGAGGGCATCACCTTCAAGGTGGAGTCCCCGACCCGTTTCTCGGTCGAGGGCATCGACAAGCAGAAGGTCGGCGAGGTTGCGGCCAACATCCGCAAGCTGCGCAAGCCCGACCCGTACAAGGCCAAGGGCGTCAAGTACGAGGGCGAAGTCATCCGCCGCAAGGTCGGAAAGGCGGGTAAGTAAGCCATGGCATACGGGCAGAAGATCCTCAAGGGCGACGCCTACAAGCGTGCCGCTATCAAGCGTCGCCACATCCGGATCCGCAAGAAGGTCTCGGGTACCGCCGAGCGCCCCCGTCTGGTCGTGACCCGCTCCAACCGCCACATCGTGGCGCAGGTGATCGACGACCTCAAGGGCCACACCCTGGCGTCGGCGTCCACCCTGGACGCTTCGATCCGCGGTGGCGAGGGCGACAAGTCCGCGCAGGCCAAGCAGGTCGGCGCCCTGGTCGCCGAGCGTGCCAAGGCCGCCGGTGTCGAGGCTGTCGTGTTCGACCGTGGTGGCAACCAGTACGCCGGGCGCATCGCCGCCCTGGCCGACGCCGCCCGCGAGGCCGGGCTCAAGTTCTGAGCCGCGGTTCCGTAGCTAGCGGAAACAGAGAGAGGTAATTCCAATGGCTGGACCCCAGCGCCGCGGTGGTGGCGCCGGTGGCGGCGAGCGGCGGGACCGGAAGGGCCGTGACGGCGGCGCTGCTGCCGCCGAGAAGACCGCGTACGTTGAGCGCGTCGTCGCGATCAACCGCGTCGCCAAGGTTGTGAAGGGTGGTCGTCGCTTCAGCTTCACCGCGCTGGTCGTGGTGGGCGACGGTGACGGCACCGTGGGTGTCGGATACGGCAAGGCCAAGGAGGTGCCGGCCGCCATCGCCAAGGGCGTTGAGGAGGCCAAGAAGCACTTCTTCAAGGTCCCCCGCATCCAGGGCACCATCCCGCACCCCATCCAGGGTGAGAAGGCTGCCGGCGTCGTGCTGCTCAAGCCCGCGTCGCCCGGTACCGGTGTTATCGCCGGTGGTCCGGTGCGCGCCGTGCTCGAGTGCGCCGGTATCCACGACGTGCTGTCGAAGTCGCTCGGCTCCGACAACGCCATCAACATCGTGCACGCGACCGTGGCGGCCCTGAAGGGCCTGCAGCGTCCCGAGGAGATCGCGGCCCGCCGTGGTCTGCCGCTCGAGGACGTCGCCCCCGCGGCTCTCCTTCGTGCGCGTGCCGGGGCGGGTGCGTAATCATGGCTCAGCTCAAGATCACGCAGGTCAAGTCCTACATCGGCAGCAAGCAGAACCACCGTGACACCCTGCGTTCGCTTGGCCTCAAGAAGGTCAACGACGTGGTCGTCAAGGAGGATCGTCCCGAGTTCCGCGGCATGGTGCACACCGTCCGCCACCTCGTGACGGTCGAGGAGGTCGACTGATCATGGCGGAGAACAACCCGCTCAAGATCCACAACCTCCGTCCCGCCCCGGGCGCCAAGACCGCCAAGACCCGTGTGGGTCGTGGTGAGGCGTCGAAGGGTAAGACGGCCGGTCGTGGTACCAAGGGCACCAAGGCCCGCTACCAGGTTCCGGAGAGCTTCGAGGGTGGCCAGATGCCGCTCCACATGCGTCTCCCGAAGCTGAAGGGCTTCAAGAACCCGTTCAAGACCGAGTACCAGGTCGTGAACCTCGACAAGCTGGCCAAGCTCTACCCGCAGGGTGGCGAGGTCACGGTCGAGGACCTGGTGGCCAAGGGCGCCGTTCGCAAGAACAGCCTGGTCAAGGTCCTCGGCGAGGGCGAGATCTCCGTGGCGCTGACGGTGAAGGTCGACAAGGCCTCCACCTCCGCCAAGGAGAAGATCGCCGCCGCCGGCGGCAGCGTCACCGAGCTCGTCTGAACCCTTCAGGCGTCTCGATGACTTGAGCGATCCCGACCGGGGATACCCCACAAATGGGGTATCCCCGGTTGGTCGTTCCTAGGGCAGTGCTCCCGCCGGTAAGGTGACCTCCACTGCCCTCTTTCACGGGTGCCACACATGGGGCACCCTGAGCGGCAGTTGACCGTTAGCTATTAAGTCGTCAGTCGAACCTCAAGACCGTCACCCTTGACGCAGTTGCGCGGGGGTCGCAGGAGGCACCGTGCTCACCGCGTTCGCCCGGGCGTTCAAGACGCCCGACCTGCGCAAGAAGCTGCTCTTCACGCTCGGCATCATCGTGGTCTACCGGGTGGGTACCCACATCCCCATCCCGGGCGTGGACTACAAGAGCGTTCAGGAGTGTGTGGACCAGGCGTCCGGCAACCAGGGCCTCTTCGGTCTGGTCAACATGTTCAGCGGCGGCGCCCTGCTGCAGATCACGGTCTTCGCGCTCGGCATCATGCCGTACATCACCGCGAGCATCATTCTGCAGCTGCTGACCGTGGTGATCCCGCGCCTGGAGGCCCTGAAGAAGGAGGGCCAGGCGGGCACGGCGAAGATCACGCAGTACACCCGCTACCTGACCATCGCGCTGGCCATCCTGCAGGGCACCGGCCTGGTGGCCACCGCCCGCAGCGGCGCGCTCTTCTCCGGCTGCACGGTCGCTTCCCAGATCGTCCCGGACCGCGCGATCTTCACCACCATCGTCATGGTGATCACCATGACCGCCGGCACCGCCGTCGTCATGTGGCTCGGCGAGCTGATCACCGACCGCGGCATCGGCAACGGCATGTCGATCCTGATGTTCATCTCGATCGCGGCCACGTTCCCGTCCGCCCTGTGGGCGATCAAGACCCAGGGCGACCTCGCGGGCGGCTGGATCGAGTTCGGCACCGTGATCGCGGTCGGCCTGGTCATGGTCGGCCTGGTGGTCTTCGTCGAGCAGGCTCAGCGCCGGATTCCCGTCCAGTACGCCAAGCGCATGATCGGCCGCCGCTCCTACGGCGGCACCTCCACCTACATCCCGCTCAAGGTGAACCAGGCGGGTGTGATTCCCGTCATCTTCGCGTCGTCGCTGCTCTACATCCCGGCATTGATCGCGCAGTTCTCCAGCGGCACCTCCGGATGGAAGACCTGGATCGAGGGCCACCTCGTCAAGGGCGACCACCCGATCTACGTGACCCTGTACTTCCTGCTCATCGTCTTCTTCGCGTTCTTCTACGTGGCGATCTCCTTCAACCCCGAGGAAGTCGCCGACAACATGAAGAAGTATGGTGGCTTCATCCCGGGCATCCGGGCTGGCCGACCGACCGCTGAGTACCTCGGCTACGTACTCAACCGGATCACCTGGCCGGGTTCGCTGTATCTGGGTCTGATCGCTCTCGTACCGACGATGGCGTTGGTTGGTTTCGGGGCAAACCAGAACTTCCCGTTCGGCGGCACCAGCATCCTGATCATCGTGGGTGTGGGCCTCGAGACGGTGAAGCAGATCGAGAGCCAGCTCCAGCAGCGCAATTACGAAGGGTTCCTCCGCTGATGCGAATCGTCCTCGTCGGGCCGCCGGGTGCCGGTAAGGGAACGCAGGCCACACGGCTTGCCGAGAAGCTGAGCGTTCCGCACATCTCCACGGGCGACCTGTTCCGCGCCAACATCAGCCAGCAGACGGAGCTGGGGCAGCTCGCGAAGTCCTACATGGACGCCGGCAACCTCGTGCCGGACGAGGTCACGATCGCGATGGCCAAGGACCGCATGGAGCAGCCCGACGCCGAGAACGGCTTCCTGCTCGACGGCTTCCCGCGCAACGTCTCGCAGGCCGAGGCGCTGGACGAACTGCTGGAGACCGAGGGCATCACCCTGGACGCCGTGCTCGACCTGGAGGCCCCCGAGGAGGAGGTCGTCAAGCGGATCGCCGGCCGGCGCATCTGCCGCAACGACTCGGCCCACGTCTTCCACGTGACGTACAAGGCGCCGGCCAAGGAGGGCGTCTGCGACGTCTGCGGCGGTGAGCTGTACCAGCGGGACGACGACTCCGAGGAGACGGTCCGCAAGCGGCTGGAGGTCTACCACACGCAGACCGAGCCGATCATCGACTACTACAAGGCCCAGGGCCTGGTCGTCACCATCGCGGCCACCGGGGCCGTGGACGAGGTCACGGGGCGCGCGCTGGAGGCGCTCAAGCGCGGCCGGTAGTCACTCCGTGCATGGCGCGCAGCCGCGGTCCCTGTGGGGGCCGCGGCTGCGGCGTGCGGGGCGGCGCCGGGCTACCCGTATCGTTGGAAACGTTCGTACTCTCCCCGGTCCCCAGAAAGGCCGCAGTCCCCATGGTGCAGATCAAGAGCCCCGAGCAGATCGCCAAGATGCGCGAGGCGGGGCTGGTCGTCGCCGCCATCCACGCGGCCACGCGCGAGGCCGCGGTGCCGGGCGCCACGACCAGGGACCTGGACCAGGTCGCCCGCAAGGTGCTCGCGGACCACAACGCCAAGCCGAACTTCCTCGGCTACGGCGGCTTCCCCGCGACCATCTGCACCTCGGTGAACGAGGTCGTCGTCCACGGCATCCCCTCCGACGACGTCGTCCTCAAGGACGGGGACATCATCTCCATCGACTGCGGCGCGATCATCGACGGCTGGCACGGCGACGCCGCCTACACGGCGTTCGTGGGCTCCGGTCACGCCCCGGAGCTGGTCGAGCTCTCCCGGGTGACCGAGGAGTCGATGTGGGCCGGGATCGCGGCCATGAAGCAGGGCAACCGCCTGGTGGACATCTCCCGGGCCATCGAGACCTACATCCGCCGCCAGCCCAAGCCGGGCGGCGGCCGGTACGGGATCATCGAGGACTACGGCGGCCACGGCATCGGCACCGAGATGCACATGGACCCGCACCTGCTGAACTACGTCGACCGGCGCCGCGGCAAGGGCCCGAAGCTGGTCCCCGGCTTCTGCCTGGCCATCGAGCCGATGGTGTCCCTGGGCACGCCGAAGACGGTGGTCCTGGAGGACGACTGGACGGTGGTCACCACCGACGGCACCTGGTCCTCCCACTGGGAGCACTCCGTCGCCCTGACGGAGGAGGGCCCGCTGGTCCTGACCGCCCCGGACGGCGGCAAGGCCAAGCTCGCCGAGTACGGCGTCAGCGCTGCCCCCGACCCCCTTGCATGATGACCTTCGCCATGGGGCAGACTTCCTCGTTTCGCCTTTCGGGGTGTGCTGACGTAGACTGACTCGTCGGCTCTAGTGCACCCGCATGCCTGCATGCGTTCGAAGTGGTGCACGCCGGAGTCGATCAAGGTAGTCGATTCGAAGGGCGAAGCGTGGCCAAGAAGCAAGGTGCCATCGAGATCGAGGGCACTGTCGTCGAGTCTCTTCCGAACGCCATGTTCAAGGTCGAGCTCCAGAACGGCCACCAGGTCCTGGCACACATCAGCGGCAAGATGCGTATGCACTACATCCGCATCCTCCCTGACGACCGGGTCGTGGTGGAGCTGTCTCCGTACGACCTGACGCGTGGCCGGATCGTCTACCGGTACAAGTAGATCTTGCCCACGCCTCGCGCTAGCGCGTGGGGCCGCCGGCAACTGACCCGGAGAACCTCACATCCCATGAAGGTCAAGCCGAGCGTCAAGAAGATCTGCGACAAGTGCAGGGTGATCCGCCGTCACGGCCGGGTCATGGTCATCTGCGAGAACCCGCGCCACAAGCAGCGCCAGGGCTGACGCACGACCGACCGCACCCTCTGCACCGCTATCGCAGAGTTTCGCGCGACGCGAGCTGAATATGTTCATACGCAGAGCCCAAGCCGCACGCATCCGCGGCTTGACACCCCCGGTTCGGAGGCCGGGGACCCGGTTCGTACCTGATACGGCGGCCGGGAACCGGTTCTGTGGAAGACCTCCGAAGATCACCAGGAGCCATTGAATGGCACGCGTTTCCGGTGTTGACATCCCGCGCGACAAGCGCGTGGAGATCGCCCTCACCTACGTGTTCGGCATCGGCCGGACCCTTTCGCAGCAGACGCTGGCGGCGACCGGCGTCGACCCGAACACCCGCGTTCGCGACCTGACCGAAGAGCAGCTCGTCGCGATCCGCGAGTACGTCGACAACAACATCAAGACCGAGGGTGACCTCCGTCGCGAGATCCAGGCCGACATCCGCCGCAAGGTCGAGATCGGCACGTACCAGGGTCTGCGGCACCGCCGCGGTCTGCCCGTCCGCGGCCAGCGCACCAGCACCAACGCCCGCACCCGCAAGGGCCCGCGTCGCGCCATCGCCGGCAAGAAGAAGCCGGGCAAGAAGTAGTCCGCAGCGGACGCCTGTCCACGGTCTTCGCTGTAGGACCGACCACCTCCGTAGGAGTAAGAGATGCCCCCCAAGGGACGTCAGGGCGCTGCCAAGAAGGTGCGCCGCAAGGAAAAGAAGAACGTCGCTCACGGCCACGCGCACATCAAGAGCACGTTCAACAACACGATCGTGTCGATCACGGACCCGTCCGGCAACGTGATCTCCTGGGCCTCCGCCGGCCACGTCGGCTTCAAGGGCTCCCGGAAGTCCACGCCGTTCGCCGCGCAGATGGCCGCCGAGTCGGCCGCCCGCCGCGCCCAGGAGCACGGCATGCGCAAGGTCGACGTGTTCGTCAAGGGCCCGGGTTCCGGTCGTGAGACCGCCATCCGTTCGCTCCAGGCGACCGGTCTCGAGGTCGGCTCCATCCAGGACGTCACCCCGACCCCGCACAACGGCTGCCGTCCGCCGAAGCGCCGCCGCGTCTGACGCGTCGCTTCACGGCCTGTGGTTTCCGGGCGGTACGGTCCCCTGTTCGGGTCGTGCCGCCCGTACCCTTGCACTACCCGCACTCTCCCGGGTGCGGTGAGTCGGGCGTCATATAGCGGGCGCCCCCGACTGAAGGATCTGATCCACACATGCTGATCGCTCAGCGTCCCTCGTTGACCGAAGAGGTCGTCGACGAGTTCCGCTCCCGGTTCGTGATCGAGCCGCTGGAGCCGGGCTTCGGCTACACCCTCGGCAACTCCCTGCGCCGCACCCTCCTGTCGTCGATCCCCGGTGCCGCCGTCACGAGCATCCGCATCGACGGTGTCCTGCACGAGTTCACCACCGTGCCGGGCGTCAAGGAGGACGTCACCGACCTGATCCTCAACATCAAGCAGCTCGTCGTGTCGAGCGAGCACGACGAGCCCGTCGTGATGTACCTGCGCAAGCAGGGGCCGGGTCTGGTCACCGCCGCCGACATCGCGCCGCCGGCCGGTGTCGAGGTGCACAACCCCGACCTCGTCCTCGCCACGCTCAACGGCAAGGGCAAGCTGGAGATGGAGCTGACCGTCGAGCGCGGTCGCGGCTACGTCTCCGCCGTGCAGAACAAGCAGGTGGGCCAGGAGATCGGCCGTATCCCGGTCGACTCCATCTACTCGCCGGTGCTCAAGGTCACCTACAAGGTCGAGGCGACCCGTGTCGAGCAGCGCACCGACTTCGACAAGCTGATCGTCGACGTCGAGACCAAGCAGGCCATGCGTCCGCGTGACGCCATGGCGTCGGCCGGCAAGACCCTGGTCGAGCTGTTCGGTCTGGCCCGCGAGCTGAACGTCGACGCCGAGGGCATCGACATGGGCCCGTCCCCGACGGACGCCGCGCTCGCCGCCGACCTGGCGCTGCCGATCGAGGAGCTGGAGCTCACGGTCCGCTCCTACAACTGCCTCAAGCGCGAGGGCATCCACTCCGTGGGTGAGCTCGTCGCCCGCTCCGAGGCCGACCTGCTCGACATCCGCAACTTCGGTGCGAAGTCGATCGACGAGGTCAAGGCGAAGCTGGCCGGCATGGGCCTGGCCCTCAAGGACAGCCCGCCCGGATTCGACCCGACCGCTGCCGCCGACGCCTTCGGCGCCGACGACGACGCGGACGCCGGGTTCGTCGAGACCGAGCAGTACTGAGAGCTCGGGCCCCACGGCCCGTACCCGGGTGCGGGTGCGCTGTGCTTGATCGCGCAGTTCCCCGCGCCCCCTCCGGGAGCGCCCCTCGGGGACGGCTCCCGGATCTCCGACAGGCGACCGCCTGCTCGGATACTGACCCCGGTACCTGATACGGCCGGGGCAGACACCTAGGAGAAACACCATGCCGAAGCCCACCAAGGGTGCCCGTCTGGGCGGCAGCGCCGCGCACGAGAAGCTGATGCTCGCGAACCTCGCGAAGTCGCTCTTCGAGCACGGCCGTATCACCACGACCGAGGCGAAGGCCCGCCGTCTGCGGCCGTACGCCGAGCGTCTGATCACCAAGGCGAAGAAGGGCGACCTTCACAACCGCCGTCAGGTGCTCCAGGTCATCACGGATAAGAGCATCGTCCACACGCTCTTCACCGAGATCGGCCCGCGGTACGAGAACCGCCCGGGCGGCTACACGCGTATCACCAAGATCGGCAACCGCCGTGGTGACAACGCGCCCATGGCCGTCATCGAGCTGGTCGAGGCGCTGACCGTGGCGCAGCAGGCGACCGGTGAGGCCGAGGCCGCCACCAAGCGCGCGGTCAAGGAGGCCGAGGAGGCCAAGGTCGAGGAGACCAAGGCCGACGAGGCCGCCGAGGCCGAGGCTCCGGCTGAGGAGTCGAAGGACGCCTGAGGCACCGCCTCGCGCTGAGCGGGTCCGCCCTTCGCGGGGCGGGCCCGCTTTCGCGTACCTGAGAGGATCTGCACGTGAGTGACGAAGTACAGCCCGGACACGTCCGCATCCGCCTCGACCTGTCCTACGACGGCACCGGCTTCCACGGCTGGGCCAAGCAGGCCGGCGGCAAGCGGACCGTGCAGGGCGAGATCGAGGACGCGCTGCGCACGGTCACGCGCACCAGGGACACCACGTACGAGCTGACCGTGGCCGGGCGTACGGACGCGGGGGTGCACGCGCGGGGCCAGGTGGCCCATGTCGACCTGCCCCGGGAGCTGTGGGACGAGCAGCGGGACAAGCTGCTCAAGCGGCTGGCCGGGCGGCTGCCCAAGGACGTGCGGGTGTGGTCGCTCACCGAGGCGCCCGCCGGGTTCAACGCCCGGTTCTCCGCGATCTGGCGCCGGTACGCCTACCGGGTCACCGACAACCCGGGCGGGGTGGACCCGCTGCTGCGCGGGCACGTCCTGTGGCACGACTGGCCGCTGGACGTCGAGGCCATGAACGAGGCCGCGCGGGGGCTGCTCGGCGAGCACGACTTCGCCGCCTACTGCA contains the following coding sequences:
- the truA gene encoding tRNA pseudouridine(38-40) synthase TruA — protein: MSDEVQPGHVRIRLDLSYDGTGFHGWAKQAGGKRTVQGEIEDALRTVTRTRDTTYELTVAGRTDAGVHARGQVAHVDLPRELWDEQRDKLLKRLAGRLPKDVRVWSLTEAPAGFNARFSAIWRRYAYRVTDNPGGVDPLLRGHVLWHDWPLDVEAMNEAARGLLGEHDFAAYCKRREGATTIRRLQELSLVRGEDGVITATVRADAFCHNMVRSLIGALLFVGDGHRPPEWPAKVLAAGVRDSAVHVVRPHGLTLEEVGYPADELLAARNLEARRKRSLPAAGCC
- the rplQ gene encoding 50S ribosomal protein L17 yields the protein MPKPTKGARLGGSAAHEKLMLANLAKSLFEHGRITTTEAKARRLRPYAERLITKAKKGDLHNRRQVLQVITDKSIVHTLFTEIGPRYENRPGGYTRITKIGNRRGDNAPMAVIELVEALTVAQQATGEAEAATKRAVKEAEEAKVEETKADEAAEAEAPAEESKDA